A stretch of the Malus sylvestris chromosome 10, drMalSylv7.2, whole genome shotgun sequence genome encodes the following:
- the LOC126586923 gene encoding tubby-like F-box protein 8, with protein sequence MSFRSIVRDVRDGFGSLSRRSFEVRLPGHHRGKSHGSVHEVHDQPLVIQTSPWASLPPELLRDVIKRLEASESTWPSRKHVVACAAVCSSWREMCKEIVRSPEFCGKITFPVSLKQPGSRDGTIQCFIKRDKSNLTYHLFLCLSPALLVENGKFLLSAKRTRRTTCTEYVISMDADNISRSSNKYIGKLRSNFLGTKFIIYDTQPPYNSAQLPPPGRSRRFYSKKVSPKLPTGSYNIAQVSYELNVLGTRGPRRMHCTMHSIPAASLEPGGIVPGQPEILQRSLEDSFRSISFSKSIVDSSEFSSARFSDIVGAHCEEDGKERPLVLRNKAPRWHEQLQCWCLNFRGRVTVASVKNFQLIAAAPSAAGAPTPSQPPQPTSSDHDKVILQFGKVGKDMFTMDYRYPLSAFQAFAICLSSFDTKLACE encoded by the exons ATGTCATTCCGCAGTATAGTTCGCGATGTAAGAGATGGGTTTGGAAGTTTATCAAGACGAAGTTTTGAGGTGAGGCTGCCTGGTCATCACAGGGGGAAATCACATGGTTCAGTCCATGAGGTGCATGACCAGCCTTTGGTAATCCAAACTAGCCCTTGGGCTAGCCTACCTCCCGAACTACTGCGCGATGTAATAAAAAGATTGGAGGCTAGTGAGAGTACGTGGCCTTCTCGCAAGCATGTTGTTGCTTGTGCTGCTGTGTGCAGTTCATGGAGGGAAATGTGCAAGGAAATCGTCAGAAGTCCTGAATTTTGTGGAAAGATTACCTTCCCAGTCTCCTTGAAGCAG CCAGGATCTCGGGATGGAACCATCCAGTGCTTTATCAAGAGGGACAAGTCTAATTTAACTTACCACCTTTTCCTTTGCCTTAGCCCTG CGTTGCTTGTTGAAAATGGAAAATTTCTTCTTTCTGCAAAGCGGACGCGGAGAACTACTTGCACAGAGTATGTGATCTCCATGGATGCTGATAacatttcaagatcaagcaaCAAGTACATTGGGAAATTGAG GTCTAATTTTCTAGGCaccaaatttattatttatgataCCCAACCTCCCTACAACAGTGCTCAGCTTCCCCCACCTGGGCGAAGCCGCCGGTTCTACTCTAAAAAGGTTTCTCCCAAGCTCCCCACCGGCAGCTACAACATCGCACAGGTGTCGTACGAGTTAAATGTGCTTGGCACAAGAGGGCCACGGAGGATGCACTGCACCATGCACTCAATCCCTGCTGCATCCCTTGAGCCTGGTGGCATTGTCCCTGGCCAGCCTGAGATTCTCCAACGCTCCCTTGAGGACTCATTCCGAAGCATTTCCTTCTCAAAATCAATTGTTGATTCAAGTGAGTTTAGCAGTGCCCGATTCTCTGATATAGTTGGGGCCCATTGCGAAGAAGATGGAAAGGAAAGACCATTAGTTCTCCGGAACAAGGCACCAAGGTGGCATGAACAGTTGCAGTGTTGGTGCTTAAACTTCCGGGGAAGGGTGACAGTTGCCTCTGTCAAAAACTTTCAGTTAATAGCGGCTGCACCTTCTGCTGCTGGCGCACCGACACCATCTCAGCCACCACAGCCAACCTCGTCTGACCACGACAAGGTCATACTTCAGTTTGGTAAGGTTGGGAAGGATATGTTTACTATGGATTACCGGTATCCATTGTCTGCGTTTCAGGCTTTTGCGATCTGCTTGAGCAGTTTCGACACCAAATTAGCATGTGAATAG